Sequence from the Bacillus mesophilus genome:
ATGGCAATCTTACTGAACCAACATCCAATCCTTTTAGCTGCAAAGCAGTCTTTACTGGCGTGGGACTTGGAGCTTGAAATAGAGATTTCATAATCGGCAACAGGCGCTGATGCTGTTTTGCTGCAGATGTATAATCACCAGATTGAAAGGATTGAACCATGTTTTGCATTTCGTTCCCAATAATATGGGATGCAACAGATACAATTCCTTTACCACCAATTGATAATACTGGTAAAGTTAACCCATCATCTCCGCTATATAAATCAAAATCCTCTGGTGTGGCTGCAATGATAGCTGTCATGGCATCTAGGTCACCACTTGCCTCTTTAACTGCAACAATGTTTTTAATTTCTGATAGCTTTACAATTGTATCAACTGACATATTCACTACAGAGCGTCCTGGAATATTATAAAGCATTACTGGAAGCGAAGTAGATTCAGCAATTGTCTTAAAGTGCAAGTACATTCCTTCTTGATTCGGCTTATTATAATAAGGTGCTACTAGCATAACTGCATCAACACCAGCTTCTTCAGCCTTTTTAGTTAATTCTATTGACTGTCTTGTATTATTACTACCTGTTCCAGCTATGACAGGTACTCTACCTTCAACTACACTAACCACATGCTTAAATAACGCAACCTTTTCTTCACTTGTTAAAGTAGGAGATTCTCCAGTTGTTCCTGATATAACAAGAGAATCAGACCCGTTCTTAATCAAGTAGTTTACTAATTGAGTCGTCTTTGCAAAATCTATATTCCCTTTACTATCAAATGGTGTAACCATTGCTGTAGAAACTTTTCCAAAATCCATTGCAAATTCCTCCTTAAACCTAACTTTCAACTTCACTTTCTGCTAAATTAAACGCATCATGTAGCGAATTCACAGCTAACACTAAATCATCTTCCTTAACTAGCACCCAAATCGTTGTATTACTGTCTGCTGATTGAAGGATTTGAATACCATTTTCAGAGAGAGCTGTTACTATTTTAGAAGTAACTCCTGGAACACCACTCATCCCTGCACCTACTGCAGATACCTTTGCACATTTCCTTGTAACAACTGGTTCGTACCCAAGTCCTTCCAGAATTTCGATTGCTTGGTCTGTGTGATCGCCCGACACAGTATATACTACTCCAGTAGGTGTGATATTAAAGAAATCAACACTGATCTCAGCATTTGCCATCGCTTTAAAGACTTCTTTTTGGGTATTATAATGTCCTTCTTTTGAAAGTACTTTAAATTGAGAAACATTCGAAACGTGAGCAATCCCCGTAATAACTCTTTCGTTAAAGTCAGTGCCCTTCTTGGCATTTCCTAAAGTAGTAACAAGTGTTCCTGTAGTATCTGAATACGTAGAACGAACTCTAATCGGAACCTTTCCATGCATGGCAATTTCAACTGCTCTAGGATGAATTACTTTTGCCCCTTGATAGGCCATATTACAAATTTCTGTATAGGTGACTATGTCAAGTGAACGGGCATTTTCAACAATCCTAGGGTCCGCAGTCATGACACCTTCCACATCGGTAAAGATATCAATCCATTCAGCATTTAAGGCAACACCTAACGCGGATGCAGACGTATCACTTCCACCTCTACCTAATGTGGTAATAAAACCATCTTTTGATAACCCTTGAAAGCCAGCCACTACAATGACATCATTATCATTAAGCATGTCAACCAGTTCATCACACTGCATATCAATAATTTTGGCATTTAAATGTTCATTATTCGTTCGGAAGCCCGCCTTTGCTCCAGTGATTGCTGTTGCTTTAATACCTCTTTCGTTTAACATGCTTGAAAATACAATAGAAGAAATTGTTTCACCACATGATAACAAAAGATCGTATTCCCGCTTACTAATCTTACCTTTGGTCCCACCAACTAGGTTTAACAAAGTATCTGTCGCATATGGGTCTCCACTTCTACCCATCGCAGATACAACTGCCACTACTTTATAACCAGATGACATGGC
This genomic interval carries:
- the dapA gene encoding 4-hydroxy-tetrahydrodipicolinate synthase, which gives rise to MDFGKVSTAMVTPFDSKGNIDFAKTTQLVNYLIKNGSDSLVISGTTGESPTLTSEEKVALFKHVVSVVEGRVPVIAGTGSNNTRQSIELTKKAEEAGVDAVMLVAPYYNKPNQEGMYLHFKTIAESTSLPVMLYNIPGRSVVNMSVDTIVKLSEIKNIVAVKEASGDLDAMTAIIAATPEDFDLYSGDDGLTLPVLSIGGKGIVSVASHIIGNEMQNMVQSFQSGDYTSAAKQHQRLLPIMKSLFQAPSPTPVKTALQLKGLDVGSVRLPLVPLTDQERSTLTKVLNTI
- the dapG gene encoding aspartate kinase: MKIIVQKFGGTSVKNEESRLHAIRHVQEAMSSGYKVVAVVSAMGRSGDPYATDTLLNLVGGTKGKISKREYDLLLSCGETISSIVFSSMLNERGIKATAITGAKAGFRTNNEHLNAKIIDMQCDELVDMLNDNDVIVVAGFQGLSKDGFITTLGRGGSDTSASALGVALNAEWIDIFTDVEGVMTADPRIVENARSLDIVTYTEICNMAYQGAKVIHPRAVEIAMHGKVPIRVRSTYSDTTGTLVTTLGNAKKGTDFNERVITGIAHVSNVSQFKVLSKEGHYNTQKEVFKAMANAEISVDFFNITPTGVVYTVSGDHTDQAIEILEGLGYEPVVTRKCAKVSAVGAGMSGVPGVTSKIVTALSENGIQILQSADSNTTIWVLVKEDDLVLAVNSLHDAFNLAESEVES